In Candidatus Methanosphaera massiliense, the following are encoded in one genomic region:
- the cas2 gene encoding CRISPR-associated endonuclease Cas2, protein MYILIVYDINTKNVSIIHNFLRTHLTWIQNSVFEGEVTKAQYNTIKEKLNELVDYEKDSIIIYEIPKKYVKKSIIGIEKNNIDFII, encoded by the coding sequence ATGTATATACTCATTGTATATGACATTAATACTAAAAATGTAAGCATAATACATAACTTTTTAAGAACACATTTAACATGGATACAAAATTCAGTATTTGAAGGAGAAGTAACAAAAGCACAATACAATACAATTAAAGAAAAACTCAATGAATTAGTAGATTATGAAAAAGATTCCATAATAATTTATGAAATACCTAAAAAATATGTTAAAAAGTCCATTATTGGAATCGAAAAAAATAATATTGATTTTATTATATAA
- the cas1b gene encoding type I-B CRISPR-associated endonuclease Cas1b: MCFIIFIDLFKFCKNRISTKPLFINKENKRKIPINAIEQINCLGKVSLKSGAIALLLKEKKIVNIFNKYGYYQGSLYPRLKLNSGKIVVQQALFYNDNIKRNEIALEMVKGMKHNMLTTLKYYQKKGKNLGQNINKINNIAVKGNTINQILSCEGRIWEEYYPSFNQITKNYKIEKRQYRPPTDEINTLISFGNALLYTTTLSQIYHTYLHPSISFLHEPRERRYSLACDLADIFKPIIVSRTIFKLVNNNMIKQKHFKEDIGLYLTENGRKIFIKEYQKKLKTTVKHPRLNKKVSYEYLIRLEGYKLIKHLLNDKKYESFKMWW, translated from the coding sequence ATGTGTTTTATAATATTTATAGATCTATTCAAATTTTGCAAAAATAGGATTTCTACAAAGCCATTATTTATTAATAAGGAAAATAAGAGAAAAATACCTATTAATGCTATTGAACAAATAAATTGTTTAGGAAAAGTATCACTAAAATCAGGTGCTATAGCATTGCTACTCAAAGAGAAAAAGATTGTGAATATATTTAACAAATATGGTTATTACCAAGGGTCATTATATCCTAGGCTAAAATTAAATTCAGGTAAAATAGTAGTTCAACAAGCTTTATTTTATAATGATAATATTAAAAGAAATGAGATTGCATTAGAAATGGTTAAAGGTATGAAACATAATATGCTTACAACTTTAAAATATTATCAGAAAAAAGGTAAAAATCTTGGTCAAAATATCAATAAAATAAATAATATAGCAGTTAAAGGTAATACCATTAATCAAATACTTAGTTGTGAAGGAAGAATATGGGAAGAATATTATCCATCATTTAACCAAATTACAAAAAATTATAAAATAGAAAAAAGACAATATAGACCTCCAACCGATGAGATTAATACACTTATCTCTTTCGGAAATGCATTATTATATACCACAACATTATCTCAGATATATCATACATATCTTCATCCTTCAATAAGTTTCTTGCATGAACCTAGAGAAAGAAGATATTCATTAGCTTGTGATTTAGCAGATATATTTAAACCAATCATAGTTAGCAGAACAATCTTCAAACTAGTTAATAATAATATGATTAAACAAAAACATTTCAAAGAAGACATAGGATTATATCTAACTGAAAATGGAAGAAAAATATTTATTAAAGAATACCAGAAAAAATTAAAAACAACAGTTAAACATCCAAGACTAAACAAAAAAGTATCATATGAGTATTTAATTCGTTTAGAAGGATATAAACTAATAAAACATTTATTAAATGATAAAAAATATGAAAGCTTTAAAATGTGGTGGTAA
- a CDS encoding transposase yields MLNENIYSTNKYLNSKQLKLFDFGIQRQNNNYLSEISKNEKINLTHNMMLDFVLTAYNYAKLTFNKYSSHYSKKKYTQPQLFAIIAYKIYNKYDYRTTIDNLNVSTKLQKALRLKTIPHHTTIQKFFKRIETKQINNINRLLLQYFPVKECYFSLDGTGYTNSYSDIYYNNRTNKTRRQYIKNHITIDSKYMLIRHYNALKGPKFDTVFAISAIRAIKKYKPRYILADRAYDSEIIKKTIVEETTALPQIPVKTRQKSGKYRSKCRTIFLKPVYNFRNQVECVNSIQKRRFNGINNSRSTKLQIKETKLKNVFYNIYRSIQILQK; encoded by the coding sequence AAAATAATAATTATTTATCAGAAATATCCAAAAATGAAAAAATAAATTTAACACACAATATGATGTTAGATTTCGTATTAACAGCATATAATTATGCTAAATTAACTTTTAACAAATATTCATCACACTATTCAAAGAAAAAATACACACAACCACAATTATTTGCAATAATAGCTTATAAAATATACAATAAATACGATTACAGAACAACAATTGATAATCTAAACGTATCAACTAAATTACAGAAAGCTTTAAGACTAAAAACGATACCACATCACACAACAATTCAGAAATTCTTCAAAAGAATAGAAACAAAACAAATAAACAATATTAACAGACTATTATTACAATATTTCCCTGTGAAAGAGTGTTATTTCAGTTTAGATGGAACAGGATACACTAATTCCTATTCAGACATCTATTACAACAATAGAACAAATAAAACAAGACGACAATACATAAAAAACCATATCACAATCGATTCAAAATATATGTTAATAAGACATTACAATGCTTTAAAAGGACCAAAATTCGATACAGTATTTGCAATAAGTGCAATTAGAGCAATAAAGAAGTACAAACCACGGTATATATTAGCAGATAGAGCATATGACTCAGAAATAATTAAAAAAACAATAGTAGAAGAAACAACAGCATTACCACAAATACCTGTGAAAACTAGACAAAAATCAGGAAAATATAGGAGTAAATGTAGAACTATCTTCTTAAAACCAGTATATAACTTCAGAAATCAAGTAGAATGTGTGAATAGTATTCAAAAAAGAAGATTTAATGGAATAAACAATAGTAGATCTACGAAATTACAAATAAAAGAAACAAAATTAAAAAATGTGTTTTATAATATTTATAGATCTATTCAAATTTTGCAAAAATAG